The sequence below is a genomic window from Deltaproteobacteria bacterium.
GCTCCACGCGTTGGAGCGCGCGCCCGTTCGGCAGGTCCTCGACCAGGCCACCCGGGACGCCTCCCTCGGCAACGACGGTGGCGAGCGGATGCTGCTTGTGGCGGCCCTTGGGACGGCGCATGCGACTGAGCTCCTTCTTCGCGACGCGGACCAGGCGATCGGCGGCGACGTCGAGGGCGCCGTAGACATCGGACGTCGTCTCCTCGATCTGGATGGTCCGCGTGCCCGGCATGTGGAACGTCAGG
It includes:
- the raiA gene encoding ribosome-associated translation inhibitor RaiA, with translation MKLIVQGKQMRVSDGLRRYAEEHLVMPLRRFYDNEAAELRVEVGIDNRNRGESKQCHLTFHMPGTRTIQIEETTSDVYGALDVAADRLVRVAKKELSRMRRPKGRHKQHPLATVVAEGGVPGGLVEDLPNGRALQRVERQTSRPQRRRK